The Gordonibacter urolithinfaciens genome contains a region encoding:
- a CDS encoding sensor histidine kinase produces MLATLLMLLAGAIIVLTCFIAFGTPPKAFLLLIPTGLVTFVLSLIIGHFLAEPLNVLVKKTEAVRSGADVSLAPDGRLHEADELSKTIDSLVKKTKSQQIDLALKERRQSAFVSDVAHELRTPLTAIRGNAEMLSDPDLPPELHDKFCSIIVGESERLSRLTNDLLALQRIENDHTPFELSRVNLNSLAHSVLDALEPILRDREANTEIVGEAPDVLGNPDRLKQAVTNLVENASRFIDPGGHIVIELFGLRGNSILAVKDDGPGFGDADPKLLFDRFYRADASRSRGTGGTGLGLAIVKSVVEAHDGTVEAINLPEGGACFIVALPSIPAEAVPGKA; encoded by the coding sequence TTGCTGGCAACGCTGCTCATGCTGCTCGCCGGCGCCATCATCGTGCTCACCTGCTTCATCGCCTTCGGCACTCCGCCGAAGGCGTTTCTACTTCTCATACCCACGGGGCTGGTCACGTTCGTGCTCAGCCTCATCATCGGCCACTTCCTGGCCGAACCGCTGAACGTGCTGGTGAAGAAAACCGAGGCCGTCCGTTCCGGCGCCGACGTGTCGCTGGCCCCGGACGGGCGCCTGCACGAGGCCGACGAGCTGTCGAAGACCATCGACTCGCTGGTGAAGAAGACGAAGTCCCAGCAGATCGACCTCGCGCTCAAGGAGCGCCGCCAGTCGGCATTCGTGAGCGACGTGGCCCACGAGCTGCGCACGCCCCTCACGGCCATCCGCGGCAATGCCGAGATGCTCTCCGACCCCGACCTGCCGCCCGAGCTGCACGACAAGTTCTGCTCCATCATCGTGGGCGAGAGCGAGCGCTTGAGCCGCCTGACGAACGACCTTCTGGCCCTCCAGCGCATCGAGAACGACCATACCCCGTTCGAGCTCTCGCGCGTGAACCTGAACAGCCTGGCCCACAGCGTGCTCGACGCGCTGGAGCCCATCCTGCGCGACCGCGAGGCGAACACCGAGATCGTGGGCGAAGCGCCCGACGTGCTGGGCAACCCCGACCGCCTCAAGCAGGCCGTGACGAACCTCGTGGAGAACGCAAGCCGCTTCATCGACCCCGGCGGGCATATCGTCATCGAGTTGTTCGGCCTGCGCGGCAACTCCATCCTGGCCGTGAAGGACGACGGCCCCGGCTTCGGCGACGCCGACCCCAAGCTGCTGTTCGACCGCTTCTACCGTGCCGATGCCTCGCGCAGCCGCGGAACGGGCGGCACGGGCCTGGGGCTGGCCATTGTGAAATCGGTGGTGGAAGCGCACGACGGCACGGTGGAGGCCATCAACCTGCCCGAGGGAGGAGCCTGCTTCATCGTGGCGCTCCCCTCCATCCCAGCGGAGGCAGTCCCGGGGAAAGCCTAG